The proteins below are encoded in one region of Eulemur rufifrons isolate Redbay chromosome 2, OSU_ERuf_1, whole genome shotgun sequence:
- the CYP1A1 gene encoding cytochrome P450 1A1: MLSVLGLPPPISATELLLASAIFCLVFWVVRTSRPQVPKGLKSPPGPWGWPLIGHVLTLGKCPHLALARLSQRYGDVLQIRLGSTPVLVLSGLDTVRQALVRQGDDFKGRPDFYTFTFISGGQSMTFSPDSGPVWAARRRLAQNALKAFSIASDPASSSSCYLEEHVSKEAEYLVSKFQELMAGAGHFDPHRYVVVSVANVICAICFGRRYDHDNQELLSIVNLNNEFGEVVASGNPADFFPILRYLPNSALDAYKDLNKKFYSFMQKMVKEHYKTFEKGHIKDITDSLIEHCQDKKVDENANIQLSDEKIINVVSDIFGAGFDTVTTAISWSLMYLVMNPRIQRKIQEELDAVIGRARRPRLSDRPQLPYLEAFILETFRHSSFIPFTIPHCTTRDTSLNGFYIPKGHCVFVNQWQINHDQKLWGDPSEFRPERFLTPDGIINKALSEKMILFGLGKRKCIGETIGRLEVFLFLATLLQQVEFSVLPGMKVDMTPIYGLSMRYARCEHFQVHMRS; this comes from the exons ATGCTTTCTGTGCTTGGACTCCCACCCCCGATCTCGGCCACGGAGCTTCTCCTGGCATCTGCCATCTTCTGCCTGGTATTCTGGGTGGTCAGGACCTCGAGGCCTCAGGTCCCCAAAGGCCTGAAGAGTCCACCAGGGCCATGGGGCTGGCCCCTGATCGGGCACGTGCTGACCCTGGGGAAGTGCCCGCACCTGGCACTGGCCAGGCTGAGCCAGCGGTACGGGGACGTGCTGCAGATTCGCCTTGGCTCCACGCCTGTGCTGGTGCTGAGTGGCCTGGACACCGTCCGGCAGGCCCTGGTGCGGCAGGGTGATGATTTCAAGGGCCGGCCCGACTTCTACACCTTCACCTTCATCAGTGGTGGCCAGAGCATGACCTTCAGCCCAGACTCCGGACCGGTGTGGGCTGCCCGCCGGCGCCTGGCCCAGAATGCCCTCAAGGCCTTCTCCATCGCCTCCGACCCTGCTTCCTCGTCCTCCTGCTACCTGGAGGAGCACGTGAGCAAGGAGGCTGAGTACCTAGTCAGCAAGTTCCAGGAGCTGATGGCAGGGGCTGGGCACTTTGACCCCCATAGGTATGTGGTCGTGTCAGTGGCCAATGTCATTTGTGCTATATGCTTTGGCCGGCGCTATGACCATGACAACCAAGAACTGCTTAGCATAGTCAACCTGAATAATGAGTTTGGGGAGGTGGTGGCCTCAGGAAACCCAGCTGACTTCTTCCCCATCCTCCGCTACCTGCCCAACTCTGCCCTGGATGCCTACAAGGACCTAAATAAGAAGTTCTACAGCTTCATGCAGAAGATGGTCAAGGAGCATTACAAAACATTTGAGAAG GGCCATATCAAGGACATCACAGATAGCCTGATTGAGCACTGTCAGGACAAGAAGGTGGATGAGAACGCCAACATTCAGCTGTCGGATGAGAAGATCATTAACGTTGTCTCGGATATCTTTGGAGCCG GGTTTGACACAGTCACAACTGCCATCTCCTGGAGCCTAATGTACTTGGTGATGAACCCCAGGATACAGAGAAAGATCCAGGAGGAGCTGG ACGCAGTGATCGGCAGGGCGCGGCGGCCCCGGCTGTCTGACAGGCCCCAGCTGCCCTACTTGGAGGCCTTCATCCTGGAGACTTTCCGACACTCCTCCTTCATCCCTTTCACCATCCCCCACTG CACCACGAGAGACACAAGTCTGAATGGCTTTTACATCCCCAAGGGGCATTGTGTCTTTGTGAACCAGTGGCAGATCAACCATGACCA GAAGCTGTGGGGTGACCCATCCGAGTTCCGGCCCGAGCGATTTCTCACCCCTGATGGCATTATCAACAAGGCGCTGAGTGAGAAGATGATTCTCTTTGGCTTGGGCAAGCGGAAGTGCATCGGGGAGACCATTGGCCGCTTGGAGGTCTTTCTTTTCCTGGCCACCCTGCTGCAGCAGGTGGAATTCAGTGTGTTGCCAGGCATGAAGGTGGACATGACCCCCATCTATGGGCTGAGCATGAGGTATGCCCGTTGTGAGCACTTCCAAGTGCATATGCGCTCTTAG